From the Rhizobium sp. SL42 genome, the window CTCGCCGCTCATCATCAACCGCTACCGGTCCGCGACCATGGCGATCGGATACGAGGGCGACAGCATCCTGAATTCGGCCATGGACATGGTCGCGATGATCGCCGGCTTCTGGTTTGCCGCGCGTGCGCCGATCTGGCTGACGGTGGCAATTGCCATCGGCTTCGAACTCGCCACGGGCTACATCATCCGCGACAATCTGACCCTCAATGTGCTGATGCTGGTCTGGCCGGTCGACGCGATCAAGGAATGGCAAGCGGCGCTCTGAGCATCTCAGGCGGCCTCAAACGGCTTTGATCCGTGGTTCAGCTAGCTGCCGGCGGCCAGCGCCTTTTCGATCGCCGGCATCAGCTGCGTCTCGATCGACTGCGGATCGAACGGACCGACCTTCTTGTAGAGGATCGTGCCATCGGGGGCGACGAGATAGCTTTCCGGAATGCCATAGACACCCCAGTCGATGGCCGCCTTGCCGTTCGGATCAATGCCGATCGCCTGGAAGGGATTGCCGAGTTCACCGAGAAAACGCAGCGCATTGTCGTTTCGGTCCTTGTAGTTGATGCCGACCAGCGTGATGCGCGGATCCCTCGACAGTTCCAGCAACATCGGATGCTCCTCGCGGCATGGCACGCACCAGGAGGCAAAGACGTTGACCAGCGTCAGCTTGCCGGCCATCGCGGCCGTCGTCAGAGCCGGCCTCTCGGAGCCTTCGAGCGCGGGCAGGGACAATTCCGGCGCCTTGGTTCCGATCAGCGCCGAGGGTATGACGGAAATGTCGCGGCCGTTGACGTCCTGCTCGTAGAGCATCTTGGCCGCGGTCCCCGCGATCACGGTAAAGAAAGCCAGCGGCAGCAGCGCGAAGACATAGCGGCCGAACCCCTTGCGGGACGTGCCAGGATCGGAGGGCCGCGTGTTCATGCCCCCTCACCCGGCTTGACGGCAGTGGAGCGGCGGCGAATGCCGGAAGCCTCAAGCGCCTTCAACTCGCCCTGCCGTGCCCGGCCGTCGAGCCAGACCCAGCCGATGAGCACAAGACAGACCAGCGCCGTCAGGAGATAGGAACCATAGATATAGAATGCGTGGCTCATGCGGCGTGCTCCCGGCTGGCCTGGCGGGCGGCCATTCGGCGCTGGGCGCTGACACGGCGCCGCCAGATCTCGTTGCGCATCGCGGCAAAATGCAGGGTGAAGAACAGCATGGTGAAGGCAACGGCCATCACCAGCAACGGCCGGAGGAATTCCGGATCCACCGTCGGCCCATCCAGCCTGATGACGCTTGCCGGCTGGTGCAACGTGTTCCACCACTCGACCGAGAACTTGATGATCGGGATATTGACGAAACCGACCAGGATCAGCACGGAACTCAGGCGCGCCGCCCGGGACGGATCGTCCATCGCACGGTTGAGCGCAATCAGGCCGAGATACATCAGGAACAGCACGAAGACCGAGGTCAGGCGCGCATCCCAGACCCACCAGGTGCCCCACATCGGCTTGCCCCAGAGCGAACCCGTGATCAATGCGATCAGCGTGAAGGCAGCGCCAAGCGGGGCTGCGGCCTTGTGGCTTACATCGGCCAGCGGATGGCGCCAGACCAGGGTGCCGATCGCCGACAGGGCCATCACCGAATAGCACATCATCGACAGCCAGGCGGCCGGCACATGCACATACATGATGCGCACAGTATCGCCCTGCTGGTAGTCGCCCTCGGTGGTGAAGCTCATGTAGAGACCGACGAAAAACAACAGCACCGTGATGCCGGAAAGCCACGGCAGAACACGCGCCGTCAGCGCCAGAAAACGCGTCGGATTGGCGAGATCGCCGATTTTCGAGATGGCAAGGCTGGTATCGCTCATGAGACTGCTTCTAACCTGTCATCCCTGTTGCTGCAATTGATCCTGGTCAATCCAGGGTCACGAAGGCGTTTCCGACGGATACGGATCACCGGTAACGCATCCTCTCTGTGTTCACTCGGTTTCGAACGCAAAACCGTGACGCCGTTTTGCTGGAATGGCTAGTCTGCGGCGTTGCGCAGGGCAAGTGCCGCCGCCAGCGGACCGATAACCGCGAAGAACAGCATGATCGCGACCAGAAACAGGAAGGGTGGCATAAATGGGGCCGGGTCCTCGACAGCGGCATACGAGGCGCTGACTCCGAAGATCAGCACCGGGATCGCCAGAGGCAGGACGAGGATAGAGACAAGCAGACCCCCGCGCGGCAGCGCCACCGCGACTGCGGCGCCGGCAGCGCCGATGAAGGTGATCGCCGGCGACCCGACCAGCAGCGTCAGCATCACCGCCCCGATCGCCACCTCGCTCATGTTCATGAACAATCCGAGCAGCGGCGATGCGATGACCAGCGGCAGGCCGGTCGCCACCCAATGGGCGAGGCACTTGACGAGCACCGTCAATACCAGAGGCGTCTCCTGCATCAGGATCACATCCAGCGCACCGTCGTCACGTTCGGCCTGAAACAGACGGTCCAGCCCGAGCAGCGCCGACAGCAGGGCACCGATCCAGACGATCGCCGGACCAATGCGCGCCAGGAGATTGAGATCGGGACCGACGCCGAAGGGAATGACGGCAACGACCGTCATGAAAAACAGGACCCCGATCAAGGCGCCGCCACCGGCACGGACGGAAAGCTTCAGGTCACGCAGGAAAAGCGCGATCATTGCACGCCCTCCATCTCTTCATGGTCGAAACCGCGCATCTCGAGTTGCTGCGCGCCGTCCAGCCCGAGCGGCTGATGTGTCGCGGCGAGCACGATGCCGCCCGCGCCACGATGACGACGCACAAGGCCTTCGAACATTTCATCGGCGCGCGAATCAAGTGCGGCCGTCGGTTCATCGAGGATCCAGATCGGCCGGTGAGCGACGAGCAGTCGCGCCATGGCGAATCGCCGCTGCTGGCCGGCGGAAAGATAACCATAGGGAAGATGGGTAATGTCTGCGAGACCGACGGTCATGGCCGCATCCTGGACAGACATACTCTCGCCGCCGACATCGCCAAGATAGCGGCGCCAGAAATCGAGGTTCTCGTGAACGGTCAACTCTCGCTTCATGCCGTTGCGATGACCAAGATAATGGCTGAATTCCCCCGCCGGACGCATCTCGCCATCGCCGGAAATCTGGCATTCCGCCTGCCCTGTCTCAGGTCGCAGAAGCCCTGCAACGACACGCAGAAGCGTTGATTTTCCAGAGCCGTTGCGGCCGGTGAGAACCAGCGCCTCGCCCGGACCCAAGTCAAAGGAAATGTTTACGAAAATGAATTCCTCACCGCGTCGCGCGCTCAGGTTTTCTACCGTCAGGCGCATGGCCGACCCTTCATTAAGATTTTAATCATCGCGTTGCAAAATTTTGTCAAAATTCGCCATTGGTCGGTCTGGAACCTTTCTTAGAAACTATCTATAAGACCTGCAAGCACGCCAGCGGTCGGCGTGAACTTCATCCTTGTGCCGAACATGAACGTTGCGACAGCAATATTTCACGGGCGGACAGCGGAAATGGCCGTACCCGCATCCTGATGTGCATGAAGTGCATAGGCGTCCGCACGATTGTGTTGGCTATCAGTATCAGCGGGGTTTCTATCCGTGGCTAAATCACTCGACAGTTTCAACTGCCGTTCGGTCTTGACCGTTAACGGCAAAGACTATGTCTACTACAGCATCCCGAAGGCCGAGGCGAACGGCCTCGCCGGCGTGTCGAAGCTGCCCTATTCCATGAAGGTCCTGCTGGAAAACCTCCTGCGCAACGAGGACGGTCGTTCCGTCTTCAAGAAGGACATCGAGGCCATCGCCGCCTGGCTCGTCGACAAGGGCACGGCCGAAAACGAAATCGCCTATCGCCCGGCCCGCGTCCTGATGCAGGACTTCACCGGCGTTCCGGCGGTTGTCGACCTGGCTGCCATGCGCGATGCTATGGTCAACCTCGGTGGCGATCCGGAAAAGATCAACCCGCTCGTTCCCGTCGACCTCGTCATCGACCACTCGGTCATCGTTGACGAATTCGGCACGCCGACGGCATTCGCCCGCAACGTCGAGCTCGAATACGAGCGCAACGGCGAACGTTACCGCTTCCTCAAGTGGGGCCAGCAGGCGTTCAAGAACTTTCGCGTCGTACCGCCCGGCACCGGCATCTGTCATCAGGTCAACCTCGAATACCTCGGCCAGACCGTCTGGACCAAGGATGAGGACGGCGAAACGATCGCCTATCCCGACACTTGCGTCGGCACCGATTCTCACACGACCATGATCAACGGTCTCGGCGTTCTCGGCTGGGGCGTGGGTGGCATCGAAGCCGAAGCCGCCATGCTCGGCCAGCCGGTGTCCATGCTGCTGCCGGAAGTCATCGGCTTCAAGCTGACCGGCAAAGTCAAGGAAGGCGTCACAGCG encodes:
- a CDS encoding DsbE family thiol:disulfide interchange protein encodes the protein MNTRPSDPGTSRKGFGRYVFALLPLAFFTVIAGTAAKMLYEQDVNGRDISVIPSALIGTKAPELSLPALEGSERPALTTAAMAGKLTLVNVFASWCVPCREEHPMLLELSRDPRITLVGINYKDRNDNALRFLGELGNPFQAIGIDPNGKAAIDWGVYGIPESYLVAPDGTILYKKVGPFDPQSIETQLMPAIEKALAAGS
- the ccmD gene encoding heme exporter protein CcmD; amino-acid sequence: MSHAFYIYGSYLLTALVCLVLIGWVWLDGRARQGELKALEASGIRRRSTAVKPGEGA
- the ccmB gene encoding heme exporter protein CcmB, with translation MIALFLRDLKLSVRAGGGALIGVLFFMTVVAVIPFGVGPDLNLLARIGPAIVWIGALLSALLGLDRLFQAERDDGALDVILMQETPLVLTVLVKCLAHWVATGLPLVIASPLLGLFMNMSEVAIGAVMLTLLVGSPAITFIGAAGAAVAVALPRGGLLVSILVLPLAIPVLIFGVSASYAAVEDPAPFMPPFLFLVAIMLFFAVIGPLAAALALRNAAD
- a CDS encoding heme ABC transporter permease; this translates as MSDTSLAISKIGDLANPTRFLALTARVLPWLSGITVLLFFVGLYMSFTTEGDYQQGDTVRIMYVHVPAAWLSMMCYSVMALSAIGTLVWRHPLADVSHKAAAPLGAAFTLIALITGSLWGKPMWGTWWVWDARLTSVFVLFLMYLGLIALNRAMDDPSRAARLSSVLILVGFVNIPIIKFSVEWWNTLHQPASVIRLDGPTVDPEFLRPLLVMAVAFTMLFFTLHFAAMRNEIWRRRVSAQRRMAARQASREHAA
- the ccmA gene encoding heme ABC exporter ATP-binding protein CcmA; the protein is MRLTVENLSARRGEEFIFVNISFDLGPGEALVLTGRNGSGKSTLLRVVAGLLRPETGQAECQISGDGEMRPAGEFSHYLGHRNGMKRELTVHENLDFWRRYLGDVGGESMSVQDAAMTVGLADITHLPYGYLSAGQQRRFAMARLLVAHRPIWILDEPTAALDSRADEMFEGLVRRHRGAGGIVLAATHQPLGLDGAQQLEMRGFDHEEMEGVQ